Genomic DNA from Oryza sativa Japonica Group chromosome 5, ASM3414082v1:
tttcgattttttttattttttttgctcgtctcgtctcgtgtCTACCCTTTATTCATCCCTCTTCTCGCGTTGGTGCTCCTCCGCCCGATCTCTCGTCTCGAAGCTTCTGGAAGCTTCGGGGGGAGGGATCCCGGGCCGGGCTCGCCCGCCATGGCGCTGTGGCGGTGTAGCTCCTCGTGGCTCTCGTCGGTGTCGCGCTCGTCGgggggagtcggcggcggcgaatcgAAGGTGTCGCCGGAGATCGCGCCGGTgagcggcggggagggggagggagaggaggaggagggggaggaggagaggtggtcgCGGCTGCTGCCGGAGCTGCTCACGGAGATCATGCGGCGCGTGGACGCCGGCGCCGAgcggtggccgccgcggcgggacgTGGTGGCCTGCGCCTGCGTCTGCCGCCGGTGGAGGGACGCCGCGGTGTCCGTCGTGCGGCCGCCGCTGGAGTGCGGGCGGatcacgttcccttcctcgctGAAGCAGGTGAGCCTGAGCGCCCCCCGACCTAACCGCTATCATCTTGATCTGGCTGAACTtacatgattttaatttttgtgtGGGGGAAAATTTTCTTTCGTCCTATGACTCTATGAGGGTGCTCGAAGGCTGTTCGAGGACATGTTTTTCTTGTTCGATCTGTACGATTCGAGCTGATTTCCGGATGAATTGTTGGTTTGATTGTTGTTCTTTTTTACTCATACCTGTATTTTTAAGCTTTCGTTTGGGTTTCAATAATCGCCTGATTACAAGTATTCTTAAGCGAGGAGCACATGTCCATCCACTCGTCCTTGTTTTCTGAATTTGGTCGCCCCGCACTTTACTATGGCGACCAACAAAGTGATGTGGTAGGTGAAGTTAGTAAAGAAATATGGGTCTTTGGTATGCTCATATATGAAAATGCTAATTGTGACATTTGGATTTTGTTTTGGTCTGTTAGTAAGAGTATTTTGATGCCTAAAGGCACAATCTttagttcactttaggtctctaTAATTgatttagttgttttttttttgacagcctGGACCAAGGGATGCTCCGATGCACTGCTTCATCAGGAGGAACAAAAAGAACTCGACCTTCTACCTTTATCTCAGCTTAACACAGGGTATGTCATAATGGATAATTTGAGCCTTTGAGGTTCCATCGTGGTTGTGGCCCCATGCTATTGTGGATTGGGTAGACGGTTTTGTAGACTGCGTCAACTGGGTTTACATATTGTTCTTTGATTTAATTGACGGAGCCGTAAACAAAATAAAACTCTATCAACTGACTTTCTGGTGGCTTCTGCTCTATCAATGATGTGGGTGTTGCAACTGTGCAATTAAATGAATTCTTGTTCAGACAATGGCAAATCTAGTAGGTAGTAAGCACGTttttaaaacaagaaaaaaaattatctgcTAACGCTATCAAGGTCCCTTCTATGTATGACTTGTGAATTGTGACGTGCGATCTTCTTATAGTTGTTCTTAATCTTGTTTTGAAAAAGGGaggatttttcttcttttaatcCATCACAAGCCACAACATCATTTGTGACAAGGACCCTTGCACCTACTTTGCTGCCCACGTACATTATTTAAGGGACTTACATAACAGAATAATGAATATTTGACTAATTGACTTTGGTCTTGTTGTCCATAAAAAACATGACTTTGGTCTTTGGTAGTTGACAACTTATTTCTATTGAATACATTTTCGTTGGGATAACTTAGAAGTTACTCAGAACCTATGATCTTGGTATAGTATTAGACTCTTATTGGCCAGGGTCATCATAAAGTTTGAAAGCATTAACTGTCTGACATCCTATCATGGATCGAACGAGAGGCTGCATAACCATGATGTACCACCAATTACACATTGAGCTTTGTATGATCTGACAAAGTATAACAACACAAATTGTGTCCATTGTTttatcatttcttttttttttgtttaggcACATCAAAATTATTTGTTGCCCGTGACTGCCCTGTTGATTGATTGTTAACAACTACATGACTCATGATCATATAAATAACTAAATAAGGGTGCAGTACAGCCTCACCAATGACTAAACACAGCACCTGTTGTGTTCAAACTTTTCTATGCCACTTCTGAGAATTATAAGTCAAATTACTAGGAAAACagaaggtactgtggaattcaTGTTTCTGAGGGGATGTATATGTCAAACCTGATGGATGCTTCTAGATATTAGAAGGTTAGGCACAACTATGTTTCGTTGACAAGTTTAAGGTTCTAGAATGAACCCGAGTACCCTATGGATAACCTTATTATGTTGAGCGATATTCTCAATGTGAAGATTGTGAATCTTATCACATGATTTGCAACTTTTGGTTATGAAACTGTAATACAATCCTCTTATGTTGGTGACTGAATCAAGGCTTATTTTCCTGATATGCTTGTTGCTTCTTAAGTATTAgactgcaaaaagaaaaatacgaTCTTCAATTTTTTGCTCTCTTTTGGCAGCCCTAACGGATAAAGGAAAGTTTCTGCTGGCTGCTCGAAGGTTCAGAAACGGGGCACATACAGAATATATCATTTCCTATGATTGTGATGATCTATTTCCAGGAAGCAATTCGTATGTTGGGAAACTGAGGTTGGGTCCAATCATTCCATTAGGCTACTGCCTTTGCTTTCTTTGCAAGCATCATAAAGTTGTGCCACACTCTAATTGTACTCTAGTAATAATTTTACTGCCATCTTTCTTCATGTTATCATCATATCATCAGTTATCATGTTGCCTGCCTTGTTGAATAACGTGACCCGTTCATGTATCATTTTCATAGCATGCATTAATATCTAATATTTAGGTTCCGATCAAGCTTGACATTATTCAAAATGCAATATGACTTGGTATACACCTTTCCCTTCATGGTTTGTGTTTAAAATGTAGAGTGAAGGCATTAAGAAAGAGTCATCTGTGGAAGATGAACAAGACACAAACATATAGCGGTTGCTTGGGATAGTATATCTTTTCTAATTAGCTGCGCAGGGCATTTATATTTTTGATAGCTGGGTTTACATTGTGATCAATAAAATCATCTTTCAATTCCTAAGCCGACAAAACCGCTCTACTTGTGGCCTCCTGGGCTGACCATCTATTTTGGGGTAAATCTCAGAAGTGCCACCCACTATCAAGTTTCGAGTGCATTTGATCAAGTGATTAGAAGTTTTCTAGTGTGTATAAACCACACTTTTATTCAAGTTATTTTCCCACTATATTCATTTATTAGCTGGAACACTATTTTGATCGGTTAACTTCTTTGTACATGTAGATCTGACTTCCTGGGTACAAAGTTCATCATCTATGATAGCCAGCCACCATACGATGGTG
This window encodes:
- the LOC4339307 gene encoding tubby-like F-box protein 9 — protein: MALWRCSSSWLSSVSRSSGGVGGGESKVSPEIAPVSGGEGEGEEEEGEEERWSRLLPELLTEIMRRVDAGAERWPPRRDVVACACVCRRWRDAAVSVVRPPLECGRITFPSSLKQPGPRDAPMHCFIRRNKKNSTFYLYLSLTQALTDKGKFLLAARRFRNGAHTEYIISYDCDDLFPGSNSYVGKLRSDFLGTKFIIYDSQPPYDGAKPSRSQSSRRFASKQINPNVSGGNYEVGQVSYKFNFLKSRGPRRMQCNIQCPVGQSTASDPLKKLISTSSPLALRNKAPRWHEHLQCWCLNFHGRVTVASVKNFQLVAPAGTSDPWGIADEETVILQFGKIEDDAFTMDYRQPLSAFQAFAICLTSFGTKLACE